The DNA region GAACCGCATCCACAAAGTTAAAATTTAGAGATAGAGcaattacaaaaaaaaacataaatatattgATACAAACTCTTTCTGTTAATTACTTACGCATTGAGTAAAGATCATTGATTTGTAATCTGACCATTCAAGTGGTGCACCTGTTTTACTCTTTGATCTGATTTGGTCATGCTCTTCCTGTCAAATTGTACAATTAAGTCTCAGATATCAATAGAGGAACACTCAATTCAATCCTCCATTAGTCTAATTCTTATTCCATGTGTTAGTGCAGTTTAATATATATAGTTTGTGGTAGCTTAAAAAGGATAGGTacctataaaatattaataaaaaaaatgtttgagccagcaattttagtattttgtaaccatcaattagtTATCAacagtgtttttaatggtgtgtgATTACATCTAATGATGAGAAatcactcatttttctttttatgattaagtgctggccaaaaaacacaaaaattgctggcccttaaactttttctattaataattttatattaacaaaaaaattgagCACAATAatactgaaaaagaaaaaaaaaagtaaaaagaagagaatgtcgTAAAGAAGATGATTAAAACAGAAAAAAGTGGATGTAATATTTGGATACACAAACAGATTTTCCTTATTTTAATATCAAGATCTAATCATAAGTACCAATACTCTCTCTATTTTTAATTAActgtctattttttaaattttattttttctcataaataattatttatttaacacATCAAcgttaatttaatttctttttgtaGTCTACTTTTTaacaaacacaaaaatattatgtattcACAAAagcttaattattaaattaaatgtcatatatatatatatatattttgtttgatatatattttatataaataatttaataattaattttttgtgggcatttataataattgaaacatatatgaaaaagaataaaatataaaataattggaaagaataattattagattagtactactgaagaaaaattatgttaaaaagtGTACGAAGGAATGATTAATTTAAAGGTTtagttaatatgtattttttttgggATTAGTTAATATATGTCTTTGGAACACATTATAAAATTATCaatctatttattaaaataaattatttaaaaatagagtttagctatgataaattttttattaataaaaaattttaaattttttatttaataacataaaataaatatattaaatatttacattttttatatttttaataaaaaaatttaatttatatttttagtatatacctTTAAAACACAACATAGATCTCTTGAAATTATCCATTACTAGTAACTTTAATTCGAGCTATTGGAACACCAATTTAATTCTGTATTAGTATAGTCGTGTATTTATGACATGGTCAAATTTTTAGGACCGTGTGATGATAAATAGTCATTAAAATCAAGGTCACACGATTCCCTAAGCTGAAGCAGAACAAGTTCTCTCTGCCACATATAAAAGTACCTTCTGTGGAGAATTGGAGATTACGCAGAGGATGTGGCAAGGGGTATTTCCGTCATTCCAAACACCGAAGAAACGTAACAATACGGTCAAAAGAATTAAGAGATGAATGCATAATGCATTGCAAGGCAAGCGTGCGTTTCGCATGTAATAATTTTGTCCATTGGTTTAGTTTGACCGCTGTCTCTCCTTTCATTATgttattttctcttctcttttcttttctttatttcttttcttttttttgctttgcacTTTACTACAATTTTTTTGTATTTCTGTTTTAcaaataattactaaaattttgaGTTAACTTGCCGTAGTGgtataaacaaaacaaaattaatgTAATGAAGATCACTATTATATATAgtgaaaaaatattctataagtaataaaaagaataataactAAATTAGTCATTACatgtttaataaattaataatataaaatattttaagaaatcaattatatttatctttttagatGACTATTTATACAATTAATACAGTTATTTTTGTCGATATGATAgttatataattaaatgtatatgtaaaaaattattttatacttaaaataaaatttaatttataactaCAATAATTTTGCaatataatcaattttttataaaaaaaattctcgtgttagttactattatattttatatttttattctattctaattattaatataaattgatttaattataatattgataaaatttaactataattaatgaacaaaaaattatatatggaAGTCATCAATGGTGAAGTTACCAAGATGACGTACCCAATGCATGATGAATTTCAAGCTTTCAATCGTATTGACTGAGGTGAATGTTTTAACGGGATAAGATGTAATTAATCGAATCTAACCATAAATGTTCACAAAACAACAAAGAAGAATTATAGCACTGacaaggttttctttttttttttttcctttaaaatgtTTCAATATAATTTTTGCCTGATTACATTACAACTTTAAATACCCTCCTTGAAAACTTAAATTATCAGTTTTGCTAATTTGGCGAGATAGGTTaagtataccaaaaaaaaaatattttataaaaattattataaaaaattaatttttttaatcattgaaaattattaaaaaaatttattattatatttttaaaatctgcaagttagttaaatatttaaattatataggaTATTAACgatactatataaaaaaaagaatgtcGTATGTATTACTTCAAACCTTTCCattttcaactcaattttttattagtttattattttattttgtgcaATACAAGAAAATTTTATTGGaatttatctattaattaaaCTCAAAAAACTTGAGAGCATCCTAGGTGAGGTAGGGTAGAATGATGGAGAGGATTAGATAATGAAAATGAGGTCCAAAGAGAGCAACGCCACATTGTGAGAAGGAAGGTGGTTATGGAGACGGACATGGTTATATAATGCATAGGGTGGTGGGGTTTCTCACATGTACAACCATATACATGCATGCAaactcataaaataaaataaaaatttatatatatcaaacaattaaaaataggctttatatttcatattagataaactcttagaaggttaagttAAACAACCTTTATTTGTTACCAGCATAAAAACAAGAAAGAGTAGTGCAGAGTGTGCTCATCATaattattatcaatttatcattgGCCAATTCTATGGTGCCTATGAGTTTTTGTCTAAATtttacctaacttatcttttgtagtaagtttttattttttaaaaatgatttattcttatatcttttaaattaaataataacttttaacattttttagTAAATAGACACCATCTTTTAGGCATCGTAGCATTCACCTTTATCattatgtataaatttatttgttttgacTTTGTGATTgaacattaaaaataatatttggagTAAATCCGTTTTAACATTTTAAtcgtcttatttttattttaaaatatttaaatctcATTCTCCTACtgtctttttatttcttttgttaagtgtTACTGAAGAATTTGGTGGAGAAATAATATTAATACCATTTTAAATGTTATAGAATAAAAATAGAACGATTAAAATGacagaaactaaaataaaatttagttcaaatattataaacaaaaataatatttttttctttaaataattaattatctttatCTTCTATAGCAAGTAAATATATTGCATACCTTGAGCTGAGCCAAGGCAAGGGGAGTCTCAGTGAGGAACTTGACGGCAAGAGTCATGATGGTAGAGGTGGTTTCGTAGCCGGCGACGAGCAAAGCCAACATAAAATCGACTATTTCCTCGTCGGAAAATTGCTCCCCGGAGGCCAACAGTGCCCCAAGCATGTCCTTCTTTCTGTTCCCATCACTTTCACTCCCTTTTCTTCTCTCCCTCACTACCAATGTTAGTGCCTCCGCCACTTTCGTTCTTGCCTGCCAATTCATTTTCAATATTAGTATTAATATTTCAGTTATATATAACAAGTTTGGGATAATAGCCGAGAATAATTAGATCATTTCAGCTATATTCAGTATTTATTATTCTTTCTATATTTAATAATAAGTCGTTCTAACATTGTTaaatatatctaatttaattttaatatttaaatatatttgacTAAGAAATCAAAATAACATAACTATAATGAAATGGATGAAGAATTTATTCTAATTAGGAGGACCAGAGTCATATATAATGTTGCATATATTTGTCTCTAACAATCatgaaatatattaaaattttaaattaaatatttttaacgaataaaaatattttatattatgtaataaaatattaaaaataaaaaaattattacgataaatatatattttatattattatttatttgaattaaccAAATAATTATTACTATATGTTGATCAGTATTTGGAGGATAACGTGGAttatatactattttatttgattagGTTTAATAATTGCTAATGCATGTTTTCCCCATGGCAAAATAATAACTAACAATAAGAGTATTaataattagagaaaaaaaatagaaaagaaaagaaaagaagaggtgaTTAGAAAAATGATGAGTTTAAGGTGCATGCACCTTGATGGCCCTACGGTAGGTAGGGGAGAAGAGAGGGAATGGAAGAGTGAAGAATCCTTCAATCACAAGAACGTACTCTTTCCTTAGATTCTCAGTCCATTCATCTGGATCAAAGCTCATTAGTTGTTTCACTGTCAACTCAAATGTTATCTACAACCAACACAACATGCTATTAgagatataaatatttatattattttttattagtttaaatttttaaaataaataattttataatataatatagatTTTATGTCTTgaagatttaaaatttgatttttagtgaatttaaaagttaaaaataaaataaacaaataaaaaaaaactatataaaaattaaataaatctaaaaaaaactctgatttgaaaaaaaagttagaaatttaattatttatgttatctCTTTTTATTAGCAAATAGTTTCATGACACATGCAatcatgaattattattattattattattattattattattattattattattattattattaactaaatcatttttactaatataatcataattaaatatttgtataaatacttttttatattaaCACTTGTTCCCCATTCAAATTAAATTCATACATACAATATGTCATAGTCAACATCATTACACAATACATATTTGGCTATTTGGGAATATAAAAGTTCAGTAGGGttagagaaagaaaggaaaaacaaaaggaaatgGTGAAATGTTTTCACATGCATGTACAAACATATTCATATATGTGCATGCTTACTCTACATGATGATGACCTAATGTTTATATTCAGAATTATTTATTAGCTGAAAGAACCTTTTCAGTTAAGTTAACGTGATGTGGGGATTCATCTTATATACTTATATGCAAAGAAATATTGAAATGGAAGAATTTGGACACATTGCACTGAGCCATAGAATCTGACTCACCATTCCCTATTATTTTCCATCAGGTACATCACAATCACATGCTATCTATAACAAGCTAAGCTTTCAACTAAATACTCATCGATCAACCCAAGCTtgagaaaaataaagttaaaattagatgtgaaaaaaaaaaaaagaatgttaCTTGGGGCGCTATAGTTGGACACTTTGAGAAAAGGAGGTATTTAACTTTGAACCAAAATAAGCAAATAAACAAACAAGATCCAAAcgataacattattattattatgattattatgaggtggtgcagaaagaaggTGCTGGTCCACCATCTCTACCACATGATATGTGATGATGATGCTCTCAGAAACCTGACTCGTTCGATCTGTCACCCAGTTGACTCAGTAAAATTTTGTTTTAgaggaatatttttttttataatttccacttttaataataaaagtgatgaaaaataattgataagaaatataacaaaaactaacactataacatgtaaaaaaaataaaccaaaaaaaaaacacaaacatcAATTTTATTTATAGTAGTTATACAGAaaacaaaaatcttttttcacataataaaaaattcaaaatttaataaatatactaTTTAATGTAAGAAAAAACATTTGTtacaagaatatatatataacaaaacacCCGACAACCATCAATCATAATAATAGCACATGAAACTCTTATTTAAGGTAGTCTACCGAATTTAGCACGCGGTTACGTAGAAGAAATTCAtacaaatagttcatatgaaccctttttttattcaaaattcatagaaaaataattcaaataatatatatttaactcGCTTTCAAGTTTCAATacctaatataattataaaaaaaatcaaacatgaACATTAAACTCAAGAGAATCAATGTATGCCATCCCTAACTAATAACTAAGTAACTAACCTTCTTGGCCTCTTCCATGAGAAGAACCCGGTCGGACCAAGAATCCAAGTTGAGCCGTATGAGCCGGTCCACATCAACCAAAAGATGATCCTTTATGATCGAAGAATTCGCGAAACTCATCGTTAGTGAGTGCATCTTCTTGTGAAGATTCCCCTTCATCAGCAACAACGAGTGCTTTCCCAAAAGGTTCGATATCGAACCGGGGTAACTGCACTCGAAGAGCTTCCCTTCGTTCGCAAGAACGAACCGGTTCATTTCCGGTTCCGCCGAAAACACGGTCGGTTCTCCGAACACGTGAGTCGTGAAGACTAGACCGTACCGGTTCAATCTTCGATCCATGAAGGGCTCTGGGTTGTCGCTCTTGTATGCTGATATGAGCTGTAGAGTCTCGCCGATGAAGGGGAGGCCAAGGCTCCCCGGAGGGAGGCGGAGGCGGCGGTAGCGCCACCGCCGGAGGAGGATGAGGAAGGCGGCGATGGCTGCACAAGAGAAGAGTAGTGATGTGAAAGAAGACATGGAAAAATGTAAAAGGCTAAGGTTATTATTGGTATTAACAATAACTTAGTAGTGTAGATGTGTATGTATATGTAGGTGTGTTTATATATAGAGAGTTCTAGAcagagaaagagggagagagagagagagggggcaTTAATGGAGGGAGAAGGAGCACACGAGGGGGTTGAgtggaaagagaagaagaagcgggAGGAGGAAAATGATGTGTGTGTGGggggaagaaattaaagaagggaTATTTTACACCCTTGGcactttctattttctttaattatttttttcccttttattctATCAGGATAAGATTAGTTTAGGTGGTGGGGAAGTATATGAAAGTCTTTTCCACTTttctttttcggtttttaaaatgagtttaattttaaccGTTTAAATTACTTTACAAAATTTAGTCAATatctattttgaattaattatcaAGTTCGTCTCAAAAAATTActcctttaaattatttttaaaaaaattattaattaaatttatctttttaataattttaaattactcactctagttttttttttctttttgttatttttagaaTTGACTTGTTAATAGTTACTATCCCAATCCATTAAACGATAGCACAACACAAAAATGACAATACTTATTAGTTGATATGATAATATTAGTTCATCAAATTTGTCTCTAATTActaaatttgtatatatttaaattgtttgagataatataatatataaaaatatttataggtattaaaaaattaaaataataaaaatgtaatattctatattatttttataaattttaattaatcctgatatattttaataatgttattAGATagatataacttttaaaaatttgtagTGTCATTTATTTCTTTCAATACATATAACATTTTGATTGAATatgaaattaaatataatttgaaaataatattggATTAATTTAgaaatagtaaaataattttcaataattaaaaagtacaataattaatcttaaaaaagaaataataaaataattaacattgaaaaagaagagaagaatgaatggacagaaaacaaaaaaaccaCCATAGATAATATCGCTTTAAAATAATTATACTACTATTTTCCGATGCGTGATTCTTGAAGGTACGTAGCAACGATTTTGGTTCTTTAactttgattttcgaatttttgaaTTTGAGATCCATTACACAACTAGAATAAAGGATCATAAGATAGGATaggatttaaattttatataactcTATCTACAGGTGGGTTCAAATCACCttggattttatttttatgaGTAAATATCGTTTTTGTCCTACCGTTTGGGGTAAGTTTTATTTGTGTTTCTAACATTTAAATTGTCCTATTTGTATCCGTAACGTTTATAAAAacaattcaatgttatcctattaTCAATTATTATAGAGAACCATCATGCATTAGTAACTGAGATAACTAATTCCTAATTCTTGTGATGGTTCTTGATGTACTGTAAATTGACTATTTTCACTATTGGGTTCTTTGCTATAGttagtctatatatatatatatatatatatatatatatatatatatatatatatatatatatatatatatatatatatatatatatagtacacctctaataataatatacttgaaAAAAAGAAATAGAGCTGTACACTAAGTTGTAAAGTCTTTTTTTGTTATTGCACAAAATAATAGTTCTCtgttttcttctgcataattcattTTCATTCAAGAACCAACTTTccacatggtatcaagagcttgaATCTTAGATTCATGGCGCTCATTGTTCCTGCTTCTAACAACAACAAATATACactctgtaacaccctaccacacagggccttacgcttaagtcgtaaagcagaggtggcaaggtattacgacctctaaaagaaaatgatatctacatagatatagttgggtgaaatcatatctaggagccttgaagaacaaGTTAAACAAATTGATAAACAGAAAATCGTGACACACTCGCATGGATATTCGTAAAACGGACAGGTAAAATCGAAAGATAActgaacacatatatatacatatcagagttccaaaactcagatagcaagctccagactcgacctgcgaagctaaggccgaccagagtatataattatgtttatatacaacccaaaataaaactcaaaccacaaaataaacccctgtatctccaagtcgacctctaggagggacaaaacacaaaatatacatacggagattctataaacatatatacatagcctaaaacaaaatatgacaGTCCAAAAGACAGTTCTTCGCTCGTAAGGAGGATACCCAAATGCTCAACgaggtgtctctcgacctgcatctgaaaaacaacaacatagtaggggatgagaaccggaggttctcagtatggtaaaggtgcccgcatagttaatataaaaggtctcgggaggcattcctagaacttcgacactcagatttccgcttaagaattcaactaaaccagaaatttgGTAAGTTGTCTAAGGTATTCTAATTCggaatctaactttaacctaataATTCACGTTCTGTCTCCTCTACTCCTCCGAATCATTGGTGGAACAATCCTCTCTCCTCACACCTTCGCCAAGAAAGATttctcagaaaacatacacatatagttcaagcaagaaaagcacaggtagagaagcatttacagcaagtagaacaagtagcggataagcagaattaaacagttaagcaaaccaaaacaatgcacactcaagcaaacaaacaaatgcatatgatgtatgcctgtcctatggctgatgagtctcatctgtcggttatacagccaacccgacaagtcctggtagttaaccattggacagtccctctgtgcgcgcatccccaagctcaataatattccatggagtcaaactccaagctcaaatataatattccatggagtcacactccaagctcaatagtatagtattccatggagttaaactccaagctcaataatatagtattccatggagttaaactccaagctcaataatattcaatattcatatttatgcatgcccatgggggaatccggggagttaaagtgcccggtcacatcttgcgacag from Arachis hypogaea cultivar Tifrunner chromosome 10, arahy.Tifrunner.gnm2.J5K5, whole genome shotgun sequence includes:
- the LOC112715406 gene encoding 3beta,22alpha-dihydroxysteroid 3-dehydrogenase isoform X2, coding for MSSFTSLLFSCAAIAAFLILLRRWRYRRLRLPPGSLGLPFIGETLQLISAYKSDNPEPFMDRRLNRYGLVFTTHVFGEPTVFSAEPEMNRFVLANEGKLFECSYPGSISNLLGKHSLLLMKGNLHKKMHSLTMSFANSSIIKDHLLVDVDRLIRLNLDSWSDRVLLMEEAKKARTKVAEALTLVVRERRKGSESDGNRKKDMLGALLASGEQFSDEEIVDFMLALLVAGYETTSTIMTLAVKFLTETPLALAQLKEEHDQIRSKSKTGAPLEWSDYKSMIFTQCVVNETLRMANIIGGIFRRATTDININGYTIPKGWKVFASFRAVHLNPNHFKDARSFNPWRWQNNSEATIPVNVYTPFGGGPRLCPGYELARVVLSVFLHRFITIFSWVPAEEDRLVFFPTTRTQKRYPIIVKRREESSPCI
- the LOC112715406 gene encoding 3beta,22alpha-dihydroxysteroid 3-dehydrogenase isoform X1, with the protein product MSSFTSLLFSCAAIAAFLILLRRWRYRRLRLPPGSLGLPFIGETLQLISAYKSDNPEPFMDRRLNRYGLVFTTHVFGEPTVFSAEPEMNRFVLANEGKLFECSYPGSISNLLGKHSLLLMKGNLHKKMHSLTMSFANSSIIKDHLLVDVDRLIRLNLDSWSDRVLLMEEAKKITFELTVKQLMSFDPDEWTENLRKEYVLVIEGFFTLPFPLFSPTYRRAIKARTKVAEALTLVVRERRKGSESDGNRKKDMLGALLASGEQFSDEEIVDFMLALLVAGYETTSTIMTLAVKFLTETPLALAQLKEEHDQIRSKSKTGAPLEWSDYKSMIFTQCVVNETLRMANIIGGIFRRATTDININGYTIPKGWKVFASFRAVHLNPNHFKDARSFNPWRWQNNSEATIPVNVYTPFGGGPRLCPGYELARVVLSVFLHRFITIFSWVPAEEDRLVFFPTTRTQKRYPIIVKRREESSPCI